From a region of the Saccharomycodes ludwigii strain NBRC 1722 chromosome VII, whole genome shotgun sequence genome:
- the YPK9 gene encoding putative acid anhydride hydrolase (similar to Saccharomyces cerevisiae YOR291W | YPK9 | Yeast PARK9) encodes MTLDRQHRPSVSSSRSSYISDNNDPWDDDQLIAIPSSIASFHHPHPELMQSVSSTSNHLSPYGSLSINDVDDISSRTHHQNQQHHSNFHFFTNEQIENAEGFTSTVENTDYYTDSNNIFDNELGYTHGGSSAITQSNASLRSSLLSSGSGIRHHTYGATANTSNAALVRNSSSSSSASVNYESQERIPSLHDHFAGNNNIIGRTNSNNSIDDTGSGSGVDSNNEDEDDNKNHKYHLFDASNKLLAPKYHDKFFAAKPNCQVQRFYIAEEDLVVGIAGYKISKLRLILYYLLCLSTLGIGYLVFRWFPRYKIKLIGSNQPLGKAEFVVVENELGEVTTVAVERKWYNRSLNSVLISPENGIYDNIDLPILISFQYRLFTLIYSPVEDIFRTNSNWIDRSWQNLEKCKNGLTNNVHGDRILSFGKNECNLKIKSILELTVNEALHPFYIFQIFSIILWSYDDYYSYAICILILSVLSIATTVIETRKSSGKLVEMSNLNCLVRCYRDGFWITTSSSDLVPGDIFEVTDPELDAFPCDCVLLSGEVLTNESMLTGESVPVSKTPIPSENLMAQLLIDFESSKLSPQVCKSVLFNGTKLVRAKPDPETHISIAMCVRTGFSTTKGSLIRSMVFPSVSSAAQSNDMQKDSFKYIGYMFIIAMLGFTISAINFKRLGLSKNVIIVRALDIITIVIPPALPATLTIGTNFSLGRLKEKLIFCISPTRINIAGKLDVMCFDKTGTLTEDGLDVSGVKELNVKNGRFNPQTNVFEQIENPVFKMILQTCHSLNYLENEGLVGDPLDLKMFEFTNSKYHEDNANNDCCFVVDGDKKVLKVFDFESTLKRMSCLVSDVGGRMWGFSKGAPEVISTICKPGSIPHNYEQTLREHTHNGDRVIACAAKKISSNTVSAGINRSKVECDLEFLGFVIFENKLKAKTTETLSVLKDANIRTIMCTGDNILTAVSVAKECGLLPSDHRCYISIYNEEANEKVLWQDVDDPESFLNEITLTPALGTTPKNYSLAVTGDVFRLMFQKNAEIEEMGATAAANDSAQFLFSENYIQTVLLKSCIYARMSPDEKHELVEQLQKLDYCVGFCGDGANDCGALKAANVGISLSEAEASVAAPFTSQNFEISCVLDLIREGRASLVTSFACFQYMSLYSAIQFITITILYGRGSNLGDFQFLFIDLFLIVPLAVTMSWSKPYLGPIVKKRPSANLVSRKIIFPLVSNMIIVLVFQLIPWALIQDMKWYIKPVVGDQDTVNSSDDTVLFYVSNFQYIMIAVVLSLGPPYREPMMKNAWFIINVIVALLVCIWFMCLDPNSWWGSLMQLTKVPVNFKWAIIFWALFNYLMHIVIPRKLRTLFKKKQSSKKYKHLLLRERTLSV; translated from the coding sequence ATGACACTAGATAGGCAACATCGGCCATCTGTATCTTCCTCTAGGTCATCTTATATCTCAGATAATAATGACCCATGGGATGATGACCAATTAATAGCCATTCCAAGTTCGATAGCTTCTTTCCATCATCCACACCCTGAATTAATGCAATCCGTCTCTTCGACCTCAAACCATCTATCACCATATGGAAGTCTCTCAATCAATGATGTTGATGATATATCTTCACGTACTCACCATCAAAACCAGCAGCACCATTCCAACTTCCACTTTTTCACCAATGAACAAATCGAAAACGCAGAAGGATTCACCTCTACAGTTGAAAATACTGACTACTATACAGATAgcaacaatatttttgataacgAATTAGGATACACACATGGCGGCAGTAGCGCTATAACCCAATCGAATGCTAGTTTGCGTTCCTCTTTACTAAGTTCCGGGAGCGGTATTCGACACCATACCTATGGAGCAACAGCAAATACTTCAAACGCAGCTTTGGTAAGGAATTCTAGCTCTTCAAGTTCAGCTTCAGTGAATTATGAATCACAAGAAAGAATTCCATCCTTACATGACCACTTTGCGGGCAATAACAACATTATTGGACGCacaaatagtaataacagCATTGATGATACCGGCTCTGGGTCTGGTGTTGATTCCaataatgaagatgaagatgataaCAAAAACCATAAATATCATCTGTTTGATGCTAGCAACAAGTTATTAGCCCCTAAATACCACGATAAGTTTTTTGCTGCCAAACCAAATTGCCAAGTACAGAGATTTTACATTGCCGAAGAGGATTTGGTTGTTGGTATAGCGGGATACAAAATCAGCAAGCTTCGACTAATTTTGTATTACTTACTATGTTTATCTACTCTGGGTATTGGCTATTTAGTTTTTAGATGGTTTCCCcgttataaaattaaactgATAGGCAGCAACCAGCCCTTGGGGAAAGCTGAATTTGTGGTTGTAGAAAACGAATTGGGTGAGGTCACCACTGTTGCCGTTGAAAGAAAATGGTACAATAGATCTTTGAACTCAGTTTTAATCTCTCCGGAAAATGGAATTTATGACAATATCGATTTGCCTAttctaatttcttttcaatataGATTATTTACTCTAATATATTCACCTGTAGAAGATATTTTTAGAACAAATAGCAATTGGATCGATCGTAGTTGgcaaaatttggaaaaatgtaaaaatgGATTAACCAACAACGTCCACGGAGATCGTATTTTATCCTTTGGCAAAAATGAGTGCAATTTGAAGATTAAATCTATACTAGAACTAACTGTTAATGAGGCTTTACAtccattttatatttttcaaattttttcgATTATATTGTGGTCTTATGATGACTATTACTCTTATGCGATTTGTATTTTGATATTGTCTGTTTTATCCATAGCAACCACCGTTATTGAAACAAGAAAGAGTTCCGGGAAACTAGTGGAGATGTCCAACCTTAATTGTTTGGTCCGTTGTTATCGTGATGGGTTTTGGATTACTACTTCTTCATCAGATCTAGTACCAggtgatatttttgaagTCACCGATCCTGAATTAGACGCGTTCCCATGCGATTGTGTTTTACTAAGCGGCGAAGTATTGACCAATGAATCAATGTTGACCGGTGAGTCTGTTCCTGTGTCTAAAACTCCAATTCCTTCTGAAAATTTAATGGCCCAActtttaattgattttgaaaGCTCCAAGCTTTCTCCTCAAGTTTGCAAAAGTGTTTTATTCAATGGTACTAAGTTAGTCCGTGCAAAACCAGACCCGGAAACTCATATATCTATTGCGATGTGTGTCAGAACGGGATTTTCCACTACAAAGGGTAGTTTGATTAGATCAATGGTTTTTCCATCGGTTTCATCCGCTGCTCAGTCGAACGATATGCAAAAGgattcttttaaatacattggatatatgtttattattgctatgCTTGGCTTCACAATATCAGCCATTAATTTTAAGAGATTAGGTCTATCTAAAAACGTTATCATTGTGCGTGCATTAGACATTATTACAATTGTTATTCCACCTGCATTACCGGCAACATTAACTATTGGTACCAACTTTAGTCTAGGAAGATTGAAggaaaaattgattttttgtatttccCCCACAAGAATAAACATTGCTGGTAAATTAGATGTGATGTGCTTTGACAAAACCGGGACTTTGACTGAAGATGGACTAGATGTCAGTGGTGTCAAAGAATTGAATGTTAAAAATGGTCGGTTTAATCCACAAACTAATGTGTTTGAACAGATCGAAAATCCAGTTTTCAAAATGATTTTGCAAACGTGTCATTCCTTGAATTATCTGGAAAACGAGGGACTAGTTGGTGATCCGTTGGATCTTAAAATGTTTGAATTTACTAATAGTAAATATCATGAAGATAATGCTAACAATGATTGTTGTTTCGTTGTTGATGGTGATAAAAAGGTGCTAAaagtttttgattttgaatCTACACTAAAAAGAATGAGTTGCTTGGTGAGTGATGTTGGTGGGCGTATGTGGGGGTTTTCCAAAGGTGCTCCTGAAGTCATTTCAACCATTTGTAAACCAGGTAGCATACCACACAACTATGAGCAAACTCTAAGGGAACATACACATAATGGTGATCGTGTTATTGCTTGTGCtgctaaaaaaattagtagCAACACAGTCTCTGCTGGTATAAATAGATCTAAGGTTGAATGTGACTTGGAGTTTTTAGGCTTTGTTatctttgaaaataaactGAAGGCCAAAACTACTGAGACTTTATCTGTTTTGAAGGATGCAAACATTAGAACCATTATGTGCACCGGGGACAATATTCTAACTGCAGTCTCTGTTGCCAAGGAATGTGGTTTGTTGCCATCAGATCACCGCTGTTACATTTCTATTTATAATGAAGAGGCCaatgaaaaagttttatggCAAGATGTAGATGATCCTGAATCTTTCTTGAATGAAATCACTTTGACCCCAGCCTTAGGTACAACcccaaaaaattattcctTGGCAGTTACCGGTGATGTTTTCCGTCTaatgtttcaaaaaaaCGCCGAAATTGAAGAAATGGGGGCAACAGCTGCTGCGAATGACAGTGctcaatttttattttctgaaAATTACATCCAAACAGTACTACTGAAGAGTTGCATTTATGCTAGAATGTCGCCCGATGAAAAACATGAGTTGGTTGAacaattacaaaaattggATTATTGTGTAGGATTTTGTGGTGACGGTGCAAACGATTGTGGTGCGTTGAAGGCTGCTAATGTTGGTATCTCTTTGTCTGAAGCAGAGGCGTCTGTAGCTGCTCCCTTTACCTCccaaaattttgaaattagtTGCGTTTTGGATTTAATTAGAGAAGGCCGTGCCTCTTTGGTAACCTCCTTTGCATGTTTCCAATATATGTCCTTATATTCAGCGATTCAGTTTATCACTataacaattttatatGGACGTGGATCCAATTTGGGTGATTTTCAGTTTCTATTCATAGATTTGTTTCTAATTGTTCCGTTAGCCGTTACCATGTCATGGTCTAAACCATATCTGGGACCTATTGTAAAGAAAAGACCATCTGCAAACTTGGTTTCTCGCAAGATTATTTTTCCATTAGTTAGTAATATGATTATTGTACTGGTTTTCCAGCTTATTCCCTGGGCACTTATTCAAGATATGAAGTGG
- the RRP5 gene encoding Rrp5p (similar to Saccharomyces cerevisiae YMR229C | RRP5 | Ribosomal RNA Processing): MAVKRKIDTTESPLIRSDKTQAPSKSSLVHESAEISFPRGGSSALTPLELKQVANEAATDVLFNTSRGQEDKKNLPKKKKAKLAKNASKEGQDANADDDDDDDKIRIQEHVSFKSLPVGSKLLGQISQIKKHALILSLTDNLRGYVPITNVSTQINDLLDNLKGNIEDSKNNEEEQDDESDYESDEDIKEEKDAIIDLTKKFYLGQWLRCQVTKNTALELPSKTKKIELTIEPSVVNEDFETEDYGNKNGAIQCSIKSIEDHGAILDIGNGKLNGFIPNKELPPNATPGLVFLGFVSKSSDRTVTISGRSNPTNVISTISSVDTIVPGQLVDFLVESVRPNHGIFGKVFGLVNGFLNLAHINVKENFQETFSIGTTVKVRIISNILYKGHRVLLVSQLNHLIKLTSFSTALASQQALESFPVGYIFDDIKIVCNDDQYIYAKINDQYWGQIHHSKYEKEDSKKRARVLGFNEVDQYYILTTKKADLEIEYLSSKDIPIGELLTGCEITSVSDESGINLKICSGRFTAHVPTKHISDIRLTYPERKFKIGNKVKGRVINVNKSNGRVYISLKKSIVTDQDNITLISDYDGASELLKNGTLTLATVESIRDNGCVVSFLGNLRGFLPKKEVSEAFVKFPKDFLRLGQTITVKVLDVDQSKRRVVVSCRFTSEDKLNKQKEIVDSMEIGRTIVDVIVVEKTKDSLIVELKDEPSIRGVLYVGHLSDSRIEQNRADIKKIKIGAELKGLVIDKDTRTKVFNITCKKSMIKDSINKTLPLSYDDVKSFGTNPMHGYIKSLSSTGIFVAFNGKFVGLVLPSYAAESRDIDLRKKFYVNQSITCYLLRTDEEKKRFLLTLREPKPEKSKASDSASSLSSSTLIGPIDPQIKTLNDLTIGKSTKCQVKQVKKNQLNVILAENIHGRIDVSEIFDSWDQIKNTNYPLSKYKKDDILDVKVIGYHDVKTHKYLPISHALSKNTIFELSTKSKEKLSTLNDIKVGDEVIGFVNNIGQNSLWLTINPQLKAKISLFDLTDSTNKIGNEESVEENYPLGSAIKCTVSSIDKEHQILNVSARINKIENAADVEVGKEYPARVIKVTSHYVLVDLGNNTSAISFITDALDDYKLTLPEFYSKNQVVSATIISKTTEDAESKINVSLRKTQNITSAKDLTVGQIVEGFIKTITDKGIFIYLARNLNAFVPVSKLTDSYIKDWKKFYKPMQLVTGKVVTCDNDKKIMLTLRESEVDGELKIMKSIKDIKPGDIFEGVVKNVTDFGVFIKLDNTINLTGLAHRNEVSDSALNKDLNQLFGPGDRIKAYVLKTNLEKNQVSLSLKASRFKVEDNKKDADTIDKEDDEDGDIIDIDYENESNDDDDDGEGAEEPQLSKKGPIPTSEDGLSLSAGFDWTANILDQAENYDDDDDDFSDNEDFTSDKKSKKKSKRKIAEDKSIDINTKAPESVADFERLILGNPNSSVIWMNYMAFELQLGEIDKGREIAERALKTINFREEMEKLNIWIAKLNLENTFGTDETLEDVFKSSCQYMDSYVMHMKLIGIFEASDKVEKALSLLKNAAKKFGSQKVQVWVNWGELLIDQGKTLDAHKVLANALKSLPKRDHIEIVRKFAQLEFKKGDPEQGRSLFEGLLADAPKRIDLWNVYIDQEVKVGSDKQKVEDLFERVFKNKKITRKQAKFFFKKWLEFEDSKGDEKAAEYVKAKAIDFVEKMGDKSQIKENEEEDVEMED; this comes from the coding sequence ATGGCtgtgaaaagaaaaattgataCCACAGAATCTCCTTTGATAAGGTCAGATAAAACACAAGCACCATCTAAATCCTCTTTGGTTCATGAAAGTGCCGAAATTTCCTTTCCAAGAGGTGGTTCTTCAGCATTGACACCATTAGAATTGAAGCAAGTTGCAAACGAAGCTGCTActgatgttttatttaatactTCTAGAGGCCAAGAAGACAAGAAAAACttaccaaaaaagaaaaaggccAAATTGGCTAAAAATGCTTCCAAAGAAGGACAAGACGCTAATgctgatgatgatgatgacgatgataAAATTCGAATCCAAGAACACGTTTCCTTTAAAAGTTTACCAGTCGGTTCCAAATTACTGGGCCAAATTAGTCAAATTAAGAAACATGCTCTAATTCTATCTTTAACTGATAATTTACGAGGATATGTTCCTATAACCAATGTTTCTACTCAAATTAATGATTTGTTAGATAACTTGAAGGGAAATATCGAagattcaaaaaataatgaagaagagCAAGACGATGAAAGTGATTATGAATCAGATGAAGatattaaagaagaaaaagatgcGATAATAGATTTGACTAAAAAATTCTATCTTGGCCAATGGTTGAGATGCCAAGTTACCAAAAACACGGCTTTAGAATTACCTTctaaaacaaagaaaattgaACTAACCATTGAACCTTCGGTTGTAAATGAGGACTTTGAAACTGAGGATTATGGGAATAAAAATGGCGCTATCCAATGCAGTATCAAAAGTATAGAAGATCACGGTGCTATTTTAGATATCGGTAATGGCAAATTAAACGGTTTCATTccaaataaagaattacCTCCCAATGCTACTCCAGGTTTGGTTTTTTTGGGGTTTGTTTCCAAGAGCTCTGATAGAACGGTCACAATTAGTGGCAGATCTAATCCTACAAATGTCATATCCACCATATCATCTGTTGATACAATTGTTCCAGGTCAGCTTGTTGATTTTTTGGTTGAAAGTGTTCGTCCAAACCATGGTATATTTGGTAAAGTTTTTGGCTTAGTCAATGGGTTTTTAAACCTAGCCCATATCAATGTTAAAGAGAACTTTCAAGAAACTTTTTCTATTGGGACCACTGTCAAAGTGAGAATTATTTCTAATATCTTGTATAAGGGTCATAGAGTTTTATTGGTCTCTCAATTAAACCACCTTATCAAATTAACATCTTTTTCCACAGCTTTAGCATCTCAACAAGCTTTAGAATCATTTCCAGTGGGCTACATTTTCGATGacattaaaattgtttgcAATGACGACCAATACATTTATGCTAAAATCAATGATCAATATTGGGGCCAAATACATCATTCTAAATACGAAAAAGAAGATAGCAAGAAAAGGGCCAGAGTTTTGGGTTTTAATGAGGTTGATCAATATTACATCTTGACTACCAAGAAAGCTGATTTAGAAATAGAATACTTGAGTTCGAAGGATATACCAATTGGTGAACTTTTGACTGGATGTGAAATTACTTCTGTTTCTGATGAATCTGGTATTAACTTGAAAATTTGTTCAGGTCGCTTCACCGCGCACGTTCCAACTAAACATATTTCTGATATCAGACTAACTTATCCAGAACGTAAGTTCAAGATTGGTAATAAGGTTAAGGGCCGTGTCATTAATGTTAACAAGTCTAACGGCAGGGTCTATATATCGTTAAAGAAAAGTATTGTGACTGACCAGGACAATATAACTTTAATTTCCGACTATGATGGCGCCTCtgaattattgaaaaatgggACGCTTACTCTGGCCACGGTTGAAAGCATTAGGGATAATGGTTGTGTTGTTTCCTTTTTGGGTAACTTGCGGGGGTTTTTGCCAAAAAAGGAGGTGTCTGAAGCTTTTGTTAAGTTCCCAAAGGATTTCTTAAGATTGGGTCAAACAATTACTGTCAAAGTTTTGGATGTTGATCAAAGTAAAAGAAGAGTTGTCGTTAGTTGTAGATTTACATCCGAGgacaaattaaataaacaaaaggaaataGTCGATTCCATGGAAATAGGTAGAACTATTGTCGATGTTATAGTTGTTGAAAAGACTAAGGATTCTTTGATTGTTGAATTGAAGGATGAACCATCTATCAGAGGTGTTTTGTATGTTGGACATCTCTCTGATTCCCGGATTGAACAAAATAGAGCTGATATTAAGAAAATCAAGATTGGTGCTGAACTAAAGGGTTTAGTTATTGATAAGGATACAAGAACTAAAGTTTTCAACATAACCTGTAAAAAATCAATGATAAAAGACAGCATAAACAAGACTTTGCCCCTATCATATGATGATGTGAAAAGCTTTGGCACCAACCCAATGCATGGCTATATCAAATCTCTATCCAGTACCGGTATTTTTGTTGCGTTTAATGGTAAGTTTGTAGGTCTCGTTTTGCCAAGTTATGCTGCTGAAAGTAGAGATATCGACTTgagaaaaaagttttatgtCAACCAATCTATAActtgttatttattgagAACTGatgaagagaaaaaaagatttttgtTAACTTTGCGAGAACCCAAACCAGAAAAATCCAAGGCCTCTGATTCTGCTTCTTCTTTGTCATCTTCCACTTTAATCGGTCCAATCGATCCACAAATTAAAACGTTGAATGACTTAACTATTGGAAAATCCACCAAGTGTCAAGTTAAACAGGTCAAAAAGAACCAATTAAATGTTATTTTGGCTGAAAACATACATGGTCGTATAGACGTTAGTGAAATTTTTGATTCTTGGGACCAAATCAAGAATACAAATTATCCTTTGtctaaatacaaaaaagatGATATACTTGATGTTAAAGTTATCGGTTATCATGACGTTAAGACTCACAAGTATTTACCTATTTCTCATGCCCTATCGAAGAATACCATTTTTGAGCTAAGTACTAaatcaaaagaaaagttaaGCACCCTCAACGATATAAAGGTTGGTGATGAAGTCATTGGTTTTGTCAACAATATAGGCCAAAACTCTTTATGGCTAACTATTAATCCCCAATTAAAGGCTAAAATTAGTTTATTTGATCTAACCGATTCCACTAACAAGATTGGTAACGAGGAATCTGTAGAGGAGAATTATCCATTAGGTTCTGCTATTAAGTGTACTGTTAGCTCTATTGATAAGGAACACCAAATTTTGAACGTTAGTGCCaggataaataaaatcgAAAATGCTGCGGATGTTGAAGTTGGTAAGGAATACCCTGCCCGTGTCATCAAAGTTACTTCCCACTATGTTTTGGTTGACTTAGGCAATAATACCTCTGCCATATCTTTTATCACTGATGCCTTGGACGATTACAAATTGACGTTACCCGAATTTTATTCCAAAAATCAAGTTGTAAGTGCTACTATAATTAGCAAAACAACTGAAGATGCTGAGAGTAAAATTAATGTTTCTTTACGTAAAACTCAAAATATTACGAGTGCCAAAGACTTAACGGTAGGTCAAATTGTGGAAGGTTTCATTAAAACAATCACTGACAAgggtatttttatttatctagCTAGAAACTTGAATGCTTTTGTTCCTGTTAGTAAATTGACTGATTCCTATATCAAGGATTGGAAAAAGTTTTACAAACCCATGCAACTTGTTACCGGTAAAGTTGTTACTTGTGACAATGACAAAAAGATTATGTTGACCTTAAGAGAAAGTGAAGTCGATGGtgaattgaaaattatgAAAAGTATTAAAGACATTAAACCTGGTGACATTTTCGAAGGTGTTGTTAAGAATGTTACCGATTTTGGTGTTTTCATCAAACTAGACAACACAATTAACCTCACTGGTTTAGCTCATCGTAATGAAGTTTCCGACTCTGCATTAAACAAAGATTTGAACCAGTTATTTGGTCCTGGCGACAGAATTAAAGCTTATGTGTTAAAAACCAATTTAGAAAAGAACCAAGTTTCTTTATCTTTGAAGGCATCCCGTTTCAAAGTGGAAGACAACAAGAAAGATGCAGACACTATTGACAaggaagatgatgaagatggtGATATTATAGATATTGattatgaaaatgaaagtaatgatgatgatgatgatggcGAAGGTGCAGAAGAACCACAACTTTCCAAAAAGGGCCCAATTCCAACTAGTGAGGATGGCTTGAGTTTAAGTGCTGGTTTTGACTGGACTGCCAATATTTTAGATCAGGCTGAAAATtatgatgacgatgatgatgatttcAGCGATAACGAAGATTTTACCAGTGACAAAAAGTCCAAAAAGAAATCTAAGCGGAAGATTGCTGAAGATAAAAGTATTGATATCAACACCAAAGCTCCAGAATCTGTGGCCGATTTTGAGAGATTGATTCTTGGTAATCCAAATTCATCCGTCATATGGATGAATTACATGGCTTTCGAGTTACAATTGGGAGAAATTGACAAAGGTCGTGAGATTGCAGAGCGTGCGTTGAAGACTATCAATTTTAGAGAAGAAATGGAGAAGCTAAACATTTGGATTGCTAAGTtgaatttagaaaatactTTTGGTACAGATGAGACTTTAGAAgatgtttttaaaagtagCTGTCAATATATGGACTCTTATGTTATGCACATGAAGTTGATAGGCATTTTTGAGGCTAGTGATAAAGTTGAAAAGGCTTTAagtttattgaaaaatgcTGCCAAGAAGTTTGGTTCTCAAAAGGTTCAAGTATGGGTAAATTGGGGTGAGTTGTTAATTGACCAAGGTAAGACTTTAGATGCACACAAGGTTTTAGCTAATGCTTTGAAGTCTTTGCCCAAACGTGACCATATTGAGATTGTACGCAAATTTGCACAAttagaatttaaaaagggTGATCCCGAACAAGGCCGTTCCTTATTTGAAGGTTTGTTGGCGGATGCTCCAAAGAGAATTGATCTGTGGAACGTATATATCGATCAGGAGGTTAAGGTTGGTAGCGACAAACAGAAAGTTGAAGATTTATTTGAACGTGTATTTAAGAATAAGAAGATTACAAGAAAACAAgccaagttttttttcaaaaagtgGTTGGAATTTGAAGATTCTAAGGGCGATGAAAAAGCAGCAGAATATGTCAAGGCTAAGGCCAttgattttgttgaaaaGATGGGTGATAAGTCGCAGATAAAGGAGAACGAAGAGGAGGATGTAGAAATGGAGGATTAA